CATTGAAGAAGATGAAAATGGAGAAGTGTTCTTAAGCTCAGGCTGTATGAAGTATGAGGGGTCCCATTTTCAGTGCAAGGTAAACCtagatgtttattaaaatgtcctGACCGTCTGAATACGTGTAAAGTCGACTCGTGATGTAGtgccacattaaataatacattaaatctGTTTTCCAGGATTCACAGTATGCCCAGGCGAGACGAACCATTGAGTGCTGTCAGTCTGACTTCTGTAATCATGATCTGAAGCCTGAACTGCCTCCACGAGAGTCAGGTGAGCTTCTGCCCAATTAGATAACATTGGGTAACAACCGAACACATCACAGCACTGCCAGTGTACATAGGGCTGTGACACTAGGGCAATTCTGCAGTTTAAACACTTTAGCTTTCAAAAACTGACTTTACTTACTGCATAATATATCCCTTAAAGCACcctgtttattgtttgtttgtttctttctttctttctttcagaggTATTTCTTGCCCCTCACTGGCTGGCCCTGTTCATCTCCGTTACAGTGTGTTGCTGTACTCTCGTCTGCATCACTGTGGTGTGTTACTACAGGTACGACCCTCATCTACCCAGTGTTCATCACATCCATCAGATTAAGCAGTGCTTGTTTAAAAAGGCTTTCAGATTTTAAGTTAGAAAGATAGATTCATTCTAAAGAGTAGAATTTAAACTAAAGGTGTGCTGGATGTGTTCCTGAATAAGTGTGAGGAGTAATTGTTATCTGAATATAAGACTCAGAAGGAAGACTCTTTGCAGCAGTGTTGTGTTTACTGAGTTACTAATTATGTAGTCACGACTTGTGCTACAGACAATTGACTCTCTAAAATGCAATCAgaagattaaaacaaataaacgttGACCCCAGAGTGTACTTCTTAGGTTATAGGGGTgtttttgtgttgatgtgtttgtgtgaaactgtgtgtgttttttgttgttattccaCCCTTTAAGTGAGTTTGAATATTTCGAACTCGTAGAGGAGAAATACACATAACGTAACACCTTAGAAGATTTAGTTTAGATGTGTCCTACTGGCCAGAAGATTTGATGAAGGGCAGTGAGGTTGTGACGTCATTTGTGGACATATTTGttgtattataggtataagtgGCAAACAGAAAGGCAGCACTACCACAGAGACTTGGAGCAGGCCGAAGCCTTCATTCCTCCCGGAGAATCTATCAAAGACCTCATCCACCAGTCTCAGAGCTCAGGCAGTGGCTCTGGGCTCCCCCTGCTGGTGAGCAGCATTAAATGCACCCGATCGTTATAAACCTATAGCACTGGGATCTGCTACTGCACAATACTGTTTTTACACTGAAGGCTTTCTGTCGCTATGCTCAGGTGCAGCGTACCATTGCCAAGCAGATCCAGACGGTGCGTTTGATTGGGAAAGGCCGCTGTGGTGAGGTGTGGTTGGCCCGCTGGAGGGGGGAGAAGGTGGCGGTGAAAGTGTTCTGCACTCGTGAAGAGGCCAGCTGGTTCAGAGAGACCGAGATCTACCAGACCGTGCTTATGAGacatgaaaacattttgtgtaGGTGTAGCCAATAAATTATTGATTCAGATACCCTTCATTTATAATCAGAATTTAGGCTGATGAAAAGTTATTATAAGAAGAAATAGTCATTTAAAGGAATGTGGTTTAGCATTGGCACAGGTGTGAAAATCTTTATGACCAGTGAATCATAGTTTGTTTTGTCGCACATAATGTGAGCTGACAGACATGACCTAATGTCTCATTGTCTTTAAGCTGGTCATAAATCCACATTATATGGCTCTTGTCTAATCGTATATCTTACTGATTGTCCCCAACAGGCTTTATAGCAGCAGATATAAACGGTACAGGAGCCTCCTCCCAGATGTACCTCATCACGTACTACCATGAAAACGGTTCTCTGTACGACTACCTGAAGTTCACCACCCTGGACACACAGGCCTTGCTGAAACTCGCCTACTCTGCAGCATGCGGTCTGTGCCACCTTCACACCGAGATCGATGGCACACATGGCAAACCAGCCATCGCTCACCGGGATCTGAAGAGCAAGAACATCCTGGTCAAGAGAAACGGCACCTGCTGCATCGCCGACCTGGGATTGGCTGTCAAATTTAACAGGTTCTTTATTCATCCACTTTCTGCCCCGCATAGTGAAGGTTTTGAGTCAGAAGTCGGCACTGGTCTAAAACACACAGGCTTTAAATAAATCCATGGTGGTCCAATGGTATCATAGATTGAGCTTAACAACGGATATGCCACAGGCAGTAATTATCTACCCGATGCCAAATAATTACGAGACACTTTCTTGTAATAGTGATCTAAAAACGTGTGTAAAAGTTACGTTAAGCATATAACAGCATTGTTTGAGCATATTGTCCTTGGTAATATTTATCAATGACCAGTTGAGTAATTACTGAAcatctgttcatttttaatctaATCTTCAACTTTCTCTTGTCTCTCAGTGACAGTAATGAAGTCGACATCCCTCTGAGTACTCGTACAGGAACCCGGCGCTACATGGCCCCAGAGGTCCTCGACGAAAGTCTGTGTAAGAACCACTTTCACGCCTACGTCATGGCCGACATCTATAGTTACGGACTGGTCATGTGGGAGATGGCGAGGCGCTGCGTCACAGGAGGTACTGATTTTAATGGAATTTGCTGAAGCTAGAGATCTCTTTACAAAAAGAAAGTGTAATGGACACACGTGCAACGCTGCACCCGATAAGTGTTTTATTAATACCTTGTTCTtgctctgtaaaaaaaacacgttCATTACATTAGTAGATGTTTTACAGATGAGAAAATTGGTCTGTATCAGGACCAAAAAGTTCCTGGAACAATAAACTTAAGACCTATCATCACCCCTGGTTCAATAAGAGTGAACTGGTTATAGATGTATTATAACTAGTTAGTTAATGGAAGGAAATTGTATTGCAAATGCAGTTAACAGTTAAACTATAAATTGTTGGTGTTATTcactaattaattaaaacaaatataaagagCATTTTAGGTTTAACAGCAATAACTGGTCTTTTTATTGGGTCATGTCAGACCACCCTGGTGCTGATTATTTTTCAGCATGTGCCCAATGTATGATGTCATAAGGCTTCATTCTTACTtgttaaaagaacaaaaattacGCACTGTGAAAGGCTTAAACCCAAGGAATTACCCAAGTAAACACTGTACTTCTCTTCCCTTTTTCAGGGATAGTTGAGGAGTACCAGCTTCCGTATTATGACATGGTCCCCTCAGACCCTTCGTACGAAGACATGTTGCaggtagtgtgtgtgaaaggccTCCGGCCCACAGTGTCCAACAGGTGGAACAGCGACGAGGTGAGCGTTTAAAGTCTGCTTACTTGAGCAGGtcttttctgttctctttctgATTTAATGTTGATCTGATTTAATCATTACTCACACTGGAAATTATGCATCATTATATAAAATGCCTAAAAAATGTTTGAGACCTAAATGGTGatgaaggctttttttttttttattttcagtgtttgaGGGCTATGTTGAGGTTGATGTCAGAGTGCTGGGCCCACAATCCACAATCACGCCTCACTGGTCTACGAGTCAAGAAGACATTAGCTAAAATGGTGGAATTGCAGGACATCAAAATCTGAGCCATGTCCGAATTGAGCTTGTTTAACCAGGCCAGTCAGAGACAGGATCAAACAGAGACACGGGCTGAGAGAGATTAAACTCTTCGTGAA
The Tachysurus vachellii isolate PV-2020 chromosome 6, HZAU_Pvac_v1, whole genome shotgun sequence genome window above contains:
- the bmpr1aa gene encoding bone morphogenetic protein receptor, type IAa — protein: MNRFHLYAIVLFEVCILYLPLTEAGQNPDHVLQGAGGKYSSDSRRPGSTVEPEDAPRFLSCYCSGHCPEDAKNNTCMTNGQCFAIIEEDENGEVFLSSGCMKYEGSHFQCKDSQYAQARRTIECCQSDFCNHDLKPELPPRESEVFLAPHWLALFISVTVCCCTLVCITVVCYYRYKWQTERQHYHRDLEQAEAFIPPGESIKDLIHQSQSSGSGSGLPLLVQRTIAKQIQTVRLIGKGRCGEVWLARWRGEKVAVKVFCTREEASWFRETEIYQTVLMRHENILCFIAADINGTGASSQMYLITYYHENGSLYDYLKFTTLDTQALLKLAYSAACGLCHLHTEIDGTHGKPAIAHRDLKSKNILVKRNGTCCIADLGLAVKFNSDSNEVDIPLSTRTGTRRYMAPEVLDESLCKNHFHAYVMADIYSYGLVMWEMARRCVTGGIVEEYQLPYYDMVPSDPSYEDMLQVVCVKGLRPTVSNRWNSDECLRAMLRLMSECWAHNPQSRLTGLRVKKTLAKMVELQDIKI